Proteins encoded in a region of the Phocoena phocoena chromosome X, mPhoPho1.1, whole genome shotgun sequence genome:
- the FLNA gene encoding filamin-A isoform X3, translating into MPATEKDLAEDAPWKKIQQNTFTRWCNEHLKCVSKRIANLQTDLSDGLRLIALLEVLSQKKMHRKHNQRPTFRQMQLENVSVALEFLERESIKLVSIDSKAIVDGNLKLILGLIWTLILHYSISMPMWDEEEDEEAKKQTPKQRLLGWIQNKLPQLPITNFSRDWQSGRALGALVDSCAPGLCPDWDSWDASKPVNNAREAMQQADDWLGIPQVITPEEIVDPNVDEHSVMTYLSQFPKAKLKPGAPLRPKLNPKKARAYGPGIEPTGNMVKKRAEFTVETRSAGQGEVLVYVEDPAGHQEEAKVTANNDKNRTFSVWYVPEVTGTHKVTVLFAGQHIAKSPFEVYVDKSQGDASKVTAQGPGLEPSGNIANKTTYFEIFTAGAGTGEVEVVIQDPTGRKGTVEPQLEARGDSTYRCSYQPAVEGVHTVHVTFAGVPIPRSPYTVTVGQACNPGACRAIGRGLQPKGVRVKETADFKVYTKGAGSGELKVTVKGPKGEERVKQKDLGDGVYGFEYYPMVPGTYTVTITWGGQNIGRSPFEVKVGTECGNQKVRAWGPGLEGGVVGKSADFVVEAIGDDVGTLGFSVEGPSQAKIECDDKGDGSCDVRYWPQEAGEYAVHVLCNSEDIRLSPFMADIREAPQDFHPDRVKARGPGLEKTGVAVNKPAEFTVDAKHGGKAPLRVQVQDNEGCPVEAVVKDNGNGTYSCSYVPRKPVKHTAMVSWGGVSVPSSPFRVNVGAGSHPNKVKVYGPGVAKTGLKAHEPTYFTVDCTEAGQGDVSIGIKCAPGVVGPAEADIDFDIIRNDNDTFTVKYTPRGAGSYTIMVLFADQATPTSPIRVKVDPSHDASKVKAEGPGLSRTGVELGKPTHFTVNAKAAGKGKLDVQFSGLAKGDAVRDVDLVDHHDNTYTVKYTPVQQGPVGVSVTYGGDPIPKSPFSVAVSPSLDLSKIKVSGLGEKVDVGKDQEFTVKSKGAGGQGKVVSKIVGPSGTAVPCKVEPGLGADNSVVRFVPREEGPYEVEVTYDGVPVPGSPFSLEAVPPTKPSKVKAFGPGLQGGSAGSPARFTIDTKGAGTGGLGLTVEGPCEAQLECLDNGDGTCSVSYVPTEPGDYNINILFADTHIPGSPFKAHVVPCFDPSKVKCSGPGLERATAGEAGQFHVDCSSAGSAELTIEIRSEAGLPAEVHIQDHGDGTHTITYIPLCPGAYTVTIKYGGQPVPNFPSKLQVEPAVDTSGVQCYGPGIEGQGVFREATTEFSVDARALTQTGGPHVKARVANPSGNLTETYVQDCGDGTYKVEYTPYEEGLHSVDVTYDGSPVPSSPFQVPVTEGCDPSRVRVHGPGIQSGTTNKPNKFTVETRGAGTGGLGLAVEGPSEAKMSCMDNKDGSCSVEYVPYEAGTYSLNVTYGGHQVPGSPFKVPVHDVTDASKVKCSGPGLSPGMVRANLPQSFQVDTSKAGVAPLQVKVQGPKGLVEPVDVVDNADGTQTVNYVPSREGPYSISVLYGEEEVPRSPFKVKVLPTHDASKVKASGPGLNTTGVPASLPVEFTIDAKDAGEGLLAVQITDPEGKPKKTHIQDNHDGTYTVAYVPDVTGRYTILIKYGGDEIPFSPYRVRAVPAGDASKCTVTGAGIGPTIQIGEETVITVDTKAAGKGKVTCTVCTPDGSEVDVDVVENEDGTFDIFYTAPQPGKYVICVRFGGEHVPNSPFQVTVRRGPLSPLQAPERPLVGVNGLDVTSLRPFDLVIPFTIKKGEITGEVRMPSGKVAQPAITDNKDGTVTVRYAPSEAGLHEMDIRYDSMHIPGSPLQFYVDYVNCGHVTAYGPGLTHGVVNKPAVFTVNTKDAGEGGLSLAIEGPSKAEISCTDNHDGTCSVSYLPVLPGDYSILVKYNEQHIPGSPFTARVTGDDSMRMSHLKVGSAADIPINISETDLSLLTATVVPPSGREEPCLLKRLRNGRVGISFVPKETGEHLVHVKKNGQHVASSPIPVVISQSEIGDASRVRVSGQGLHEGHTFEPAEFIIDTRDAGYGGLSLSIEGPSKVDINTEDLEDGTCRVTYCPTEPGNYIINIKFADQHVPGSPFSVKVTGEGRVKESITRRRRAPSVANVGSHCDLSLKIPEISIQDMTAQVTSPSGKSHEAEIVEGENHTYCIRFVPAEMGMHTVSVKYKGQHVPGSPFQFTVGPLGEGGAHKVRAGGPGLERAEAGVPAEFSIWTREAGAGGLAIAVEGPSKAEISFEDRKDGSCGVAYVVQEPGDYEVSVKFNEEHIPDSPFVVPVASPSGDARRLTVSSLQESGLKVNQPASFAVSLNGAKGAIDAKVHSPSGALEECYVTEIDQDKYAVRFIPRENGIYLIDVKFNGTHIPGSPFKIRVGEPGHGGDPGLVSAYGAGLEGGVTGSPAEFIVNTSNAGAGALSVTIDGPSKVKMDCQECPEGYRVTYTPMAPGSYLISIKYGGPYHIGGSPFKARVTGHRLVSNHSLHETSSVFVDSLTKTASAPQHGAPGPGPTDASKVLAKGVGLSKAYMGQKSSFTVDCSRAGNNMLLVGVHGPRTPCEEILVKHVGSRLYSVSYLLKDKGEYTLVVKWGDEHIPGSPYRVLVP; encoded by the exons ATGCCGGCCACCGAGAAGGACCTGGCGGAGGATGCGCCGTGGAAGAAGATCCAGCAGAACACATTCACGCGTTGGTGCAACGAGCACCTCAAGTGCGTGAGCAAGCGTATCGCCAACCTGCAGACGGACCTGAGCGACGGGCTGCGGCTTATCGCGCTGCTCGAGGTGCTCAGCCAGAAGAAGATGCACCGCAAGCACAACCAGAGGCCCACCTTCCGCCAGATGCAGCTCGAGAATGTGTCGGTGGCGCTCGAGTTCCTGGAGCGCGAGAGCATCAAGCTCGTGTCCATCG ACAGTAAGGCCATAGTGGACGGGAACCTCAAGCTGATCCTGGGCCTCATCTGGACCCTGATCCTGCACTACTCCATCTCCATGCCCATGTGGGacgaggaggaggacgaggaggccAAGAAGCAGACGCCCAAGCAGAGGCTCCTGGGCTGGATCCAGAACAAGCTGCCGCAGCTGCCCATCACCAACTTCAGCCGGGACTGGCAAAGTGGCAGGGCCCTGGGCGCCCTTGTCGACAGCTGTGCCCCGG GCCTGTGCCCTGACTGGGATTCCTGGGATGCCAGCAAGCCCGTGAACAACGCCAGGGAAGCCATGCAGCAGGCCGACGACTGGCTGGGCATCCCTCAG GTGATCACCCCTGAGGAGATCGTGGACCCCAATGTGGATGAGCACTCCGTCATGACCTACCTGTCCCAGTTCCCCAAGGCCAAGCTGAAACCAGGGGCTCCCCTGCGGCCCAAACTGAACCCGAAGAAAGCCCGAGCCTACGGGCCAG GCATCGAGCCCACAGGCAACATGGTGAAGAAGCGGGCAGAGTTCACTGTGGAGACCAGAAGCGCCGGGCAGGGAGAGGTGCTGGTGTACGTGGAGGATCCGGCCGGGCACCAGGAGGAG GCAAAGGTGACCGCCAATAACGACAAGAACCGTACCTTCTCCGTCTGGTATGTCCCCGAGGTGACGGGGACTCATAAG GTCACCGTGCTCTTTGCCGGCCAGCACATCGCCAAGAGCCCCTTCGAGGTGTATGTGGACAAGTCCCAGGGAGATGCCAGCAAAGTGACGGCCCAGGGCCCTGGCCTGGAGCCCAGCGGCAACATCGCCAACAAGACCACCTACTTTGAGATCTTCACGGCGG GAGCGGGGACAGGCGAGGTGGAAGTGGTGATCCAGGACCCCACAGGACGGAAGGGTACCGTGGAGCCTCAGCTGGAGGCCCGGGGTGACAGCACGTATCGCTGCAGCTACCAGCCCGCCGTGGAGGGCGTCCACACGGTGCATGTCACCTTCGCTGGTGTGCCCATCCCTCGCAGCCCCTACACTGTCACTGTTGGCCAAG CTTGTAACCCAGGGGCCTGCCGCGCCATCGGCCGGGGCCTCCAGCCCAAGGGTGTGCGAGTGAAGGAGACTGCCGACTTCAAGGTGTACACGAAGGGCGCGGGCAGTGGGGAGCTGAAGGTCACCGTGAAGGGTCCCA AGGGCGAGGAGCGCGTGAAACAGAAGGACCTGGGGGATGGTGTCTATGGCTTCGAGTATTACCCCATGGTCCCCGGCACATACACTGTCACCATCACGTGGGGCGGCCAGAACATTGGGCGCAG TCCCTTCGAGGTGAAGGTGGGCACCGAGTGTGGCAATCAGAAGGTGCGGGCTTGGGGCCCCGGGCTGGAGGGCGGCGTCGTTGGCAAGTCCGCAGACTTTGTGGTGGAGGCCATTGGGGACGACGTGGGCACCCTGG GCTTCTCTGTGGAGGGCCCGTCGCAGGCCAAGATCGAATGTGATGACAAGGGCGATGGCTCCTGTGATGTGCGCTACTGGCCCCAGGAGGCTGGCGAGTATGCCGTGCACGTGCTGTGCAACAGTGAAGACATCCGCCTCAGCCCCTTCATGGCCGACATCCGCGAGGCGCCCCAGGATTTCCATCCAGACAGG GTGAAGGCACGTGGGCCTGGATTGGAGAAGACGGGTGTGGCCGTCAACAAGCCGGCAGAGTTCACGGTGGATGCCAAGCACGGCGGGAAGGCTCCTCTCAGGGTCCAAGTCCAG GACAACGAGGGCTGCCCCGTGGAGGCAGTGGTCAAGGACAACGGCAACGGCACTTACAGCTGCTCCTACGTGCCCCGGAAGCCGGTGAAGCACACGGCCATGGTGTCCTGGGGAGGCGTCAGCGTCCCCAGCAGCCCCTTTCGG GTGAATGTGGGAGCCGGCAGCCACCCAAACAAGGTCAAGGTGTACGGCCCAGGAGTGGCCAAGACGGGACTCAAGGCTCACGAGCCCACCTACTTCACTGTGGACTGCACGGAGGCCGGCCAGG GTGACGTCAGCATCGGCATCAAGTGTGCCCCCGGCGTGGTGGGCCCCGCCGAGGCCGACATTGACTTCGACATCATCCGCAATGACAACGACACCTTCACGGTCAAGTACACACCCCGCGGGGCTGGCAGCTACACCATCATGGTCCTCTTCGCCGACCAG GCCACGCCCACCAGCCCCATTCGGGTCAAGGTGGACCCCTCCCATGACGCCAGCAAGGTGAAGGCCGAGGGCCCTGGCCTCAGTCGTACCG GTGTCGAGCTTGGCAAACCCACCCACTTCACGGTCAATGCCAAAGCCGCCGGCAAAGGCAAGCTGGATGTCCAGTTCTCGGGGCTGGCCAAGGGGGATGCGGTGCGTGATGTGGACCTCGTTGACCACCATGACAATACCTATACTGTCAAGTACACCCCGGTGCAGCAG GGCCCAGTGGGTGTCAGTGTCACTTATGGAGGGGATCCTATCCCCAAGAGCCCCTTCTCGGTGGCGGTGTCTCCAAGCCTGGACCTCAGCAAGATCAAGGTGTCCGGCCTGGGAGAGA AGGTGGATGTTGGCAAAGACCAGGAGTTCACAGTCAAGTCGAAGGGCGCCGGTGGCCAAGGCAAAGTGGTGTCCAAGATTGTGGGCCCCTCGGGGACAGCAGTGCCCTGCAAGGTGGAGCCAGGCCTAGGGGCTGACAACAGCGTGGTGCGTTTTGTGCCCCGTGAGGAGGGGCCCTACGAGGTCGAGGTGACCTACGACGGCGTGCCTGTGCCTGGAAGCCCCTTTTCTCTCGAAGCTGTGCCCCCCACCAAGCCTAGCAAG gtgAAAGCCTTTGGGCCGGGGCTGCAGGGGGGCAGTGCAGGCTCCCCTGCCCGCTTCACCATCGACACCAAGGGCGCCGGCACGGGCGGCCTGGGCCTGACAGTGGAGGGCCCCTGTGAGGCCCAGCTTGAGTGCCTGGACAACGGGGACGGCACGTGCTCTGTGTCCTACGTGCCTACGGAGCCCGGGGACTACAACATCAACATCCTCTTCGCTGACACCCACATCCCCGGCTCCCCGTTCAAGGCCCACGTGGTTCCCTGCTTTGACCCATCCAAGGTCAAGTGCTCGGGCCCCGGGCTGGAGCGCGCCACAGCCGGTGAGGCGGGCCAGTTCCACGTGGACTGCTCGAGTGCAGGCAGCGCAGAGCTGACCATTGAGATCCGCTCCGAGGCGGGGCTGCCAGCCGAGGTGCACATCCAGGACCACGGCGACGGCACACACACCATCACCTACATCCCCCTGTGCCCCGGGGCCTACACTGTCACCATCAAGTACGGCGGCCAGCCCGTGCCCAACTTCCCCAGCAAGCTGCAGGTGGAGCCCGCAGTGGACACCTCAGGCGTCCAGTGCTACGGGCCCGGGATTGAGGGCCAAG GCGTCTTCCGAGAAGCCACCACTGAGTTCAGTGTGGATGCCCGGGCTCTGACGCAGACCGGAGGGCCGCACGTCAAGGCTCGCGTGGCCAACCCCTCGGGCAACCTGACCGAGACCTACGTGCAGGACTGTGGCGACGGCACGTACAAAGTGGAGTACACGCCTTACGAGGAGG GACTCCACTCTGTGGATGTGACCTACGACGGCAGCCCTGTGCCCAGCAGCCCCTTCCAGGTGCCCGTGACCGAGGGCTGTGACCCCTCCCGAGTGCGCGTCCACGGGCCGGGCATCCAAAGCGGCACCACCAACAAGCCCAACAAGTTCACCGTGGAGACCAG GGGAGCTGGCACagggggcctgggcctggctgtAGAGGGCCCCTCCGAGGCCAAGATGTCCTGCATGGACAACAAGGACGGCAGCTGCTCGGTCGAGTACGTCCCCTATGAGGCCGGCACCTACAGCCTTAACGTCACCTACGGCGGCCATCAGGTGCCAG GCAGTCCTTTCAAGGTCCCTGTGCATGATGTGACAGACGCGTCCAAGGTCAAGTGCTCTGGGCCTGGCCTGAGCCCAGGCATGGTCCGTGCCAACCTCCCTCAGTCCTTCCAGGTGGACACGAGCAAGGCCGGCGTGGCCCCGCTGCAGGTCAAAGTGCAGGGGCCCAAAG gcctggTGGAGCCAGTGGATGTGGTGGACAACGCCGATGGCACCCAGACCGTGAACTACGTGCCCAGCCGTGAGGGGCCCTACAGCATCTCGGTGCTGTACGGGGAAGAAGAGGTGCCCCGAAG CCCCTTCAAGGTCAAGGTGCTACCTACGCACGACGCCAGCAAGGTAAAGGCCAGCGGCCCCGGGCTCAACACCACTGGCGTGCCCGCCAGCCTGCCTGTGGAGTTCACCATCGACGCAAAGGACGCAGGGGAGGGCCTGCTGGCGGTGCAGATCACG GACCCTGAGGGCAAGCCCAAGAAGACGCACATCCAAGACAACCACGACGGCACGTACACGGTGGCCTACGTGCCAGACGTGACGGGCCGCTACACCATCCTCATCAAGTATGGCGGCGATGAGATCCCCTTCTCCCCGTACCGCGTTCGGGCCGTGCCCGCTGGGGATGCCAGCAAGTGCACCGTCACAG GCGCTGGCATCGGCCCCACCATCCAGATTGGGGAGGAGACGGTGATCACCGTGGACACCAAGGCGGCGGGCAAAGGCAAGGTGACCTGCACCGTGTGCACACCCGACGGCTCCGAGGTGGACGTGGACGTGGTAGAGAACGAGGACGGCACCTTTGACATCTTCTATACGGCCCCCCAGCCGGGCAAATATGTCATCTGCGTGCGCTTCGGTGGCGAACACGTGCCCAACAGCCCCTTCCAAGTGACGGTCAGGAGGG GCCCTCTGTCTCCACTGCAGGCCCCAGAAAGACCGTTGGTGGGTGTCAACGGGCTGGATGTGACCAGCCTGAGGCCCTTCGACCTTGTCATCCCCTTCACCATCAAGAAGGGCGAGATCACTG GGGAGGTGCGGATGCCCTCGGGCAAGGTGGCGCAGCCGGCCATCACCGACAACAAGGATGGCACTGTGACCGTGCGCTACGCACCCAGCGAGGCCGGCCTGCATGAGATGGACATCCGCTACGACAGCATGCACATCCCAG gaAGCCCCCTACAGTTCTACGTGGATTATGTGAACTGCGGCCACGTCACAGCCTACGGGCCTGGCCTCACGCACGGGGTGGTGAACAAGCCTGCCGTCTTCACCGTCAACACCAAGGATGCAGGAGAGG GGGGCTTGTCCCTGGCCATCGAGGGCCCATCCAAAGCAGAAATCAGCTGCACTGACAACCACGACGGGACGTGCAGCGTCTCCTACCTGCCCGTGCTGCCCGGTGACTACAGCATCCTGGTCAAGTACAACGAGCAGCACATCCCGGGCAGCCCCTTCACTGCCAGGGTCACAG GTGACGACTCGATGCGCATGTCCCACCTGAAGGTGGGCTCTGCCGCCGACATCCCCATCAACATCTCGGAGACGGACCTCAGCCTGCTGACGGCCACGGTGGTGCCGCCCTCGGGCCGGGAGGAGCCCTGCCTGCTGAAGCGGCTGCGCAACGGCCGCGTGG GCATCTCATTCGTGCCCAAGGAGACCGGGGAGCACCTGGTGCACGTGAAGAAGAATGGCCAGCATGTGGCGAGCAGCCCCATTCCAGTGGTAATCAGCCAGTCGGAGATTGGGGATGCCAGCCGCGTGCGGGTCTCAGGCCAGGGCCTCCACGAAGGCCACACCTTTGAGCCTGCAGAGTTTATCATCGACACCCGTGATGCAG GCTATGGTGGGCTCAGCCTGTCCATCGAGGGTCCCAGCAAGGTGGACATCAACACAGAGGACCTGGAGGATGGCACATGCAGGGTCACCTACTGCCCCACGGAGCCTGGAAACTATATCATCAACATCAAGTTCGCTGACCAGCACGTGCCCG GCAGCCCCTTCTCCGTGAAGGTGACAGGCGAGGGCCGGGTGAAAGAGAGCATCACACGCAGGCGACGGGCCCCTTCGGTGGCTAACGTTGGCAGTCACTGTGACCTCAGCCTGAAGATCCCTG AAATTAGCATCCAGGACATGACAGCCCAGGTGACCAGCCCATCAGGCAAGAGCCACGAGGCCGAGATTGTGGAAGGGGAGAACCACACCTACTGCATCCGCTTCGTGCCCGCCGAGATGGGCATGCACACCGTCAGCGTCAAGTACAAGGGCCAGCACGTGCCTGGGAGCCCTTTCCAGTTCACCGTAGGGcccctgggggaagggggagcccACAAGGTCCGCGCGGGGGGCCCTGGCCTGGAAAGGGCTGAAGCTGGAGTGCCAG CCGAATTCAGCATTTGGACCAGGGAAGCTGGCGCCGGGGGCCTGGCCATTGCTGTCGAGGGCCCCAGCAAGGCCGAGATCTCCTTCGAGGACCGCAAGGATGGCTCCTGTGGCGTGGCCTATGTGGTCCAGGAGCCAG GTGACTACGAGGTCTCAGTCAAGTTCAACGAGGAGCACATCCCCGATAGCCCTTTTGTGGTGCCTGTGGCTTCTCCGTCTGGTGACGCCCGCCGCCTTACTGTTTCTAGTCTTCAG GAGTCAGGGCTAAAGGTCAACCAGCCAGCCTCTTTTGCAGTCAGCCTGAACGGGGCCAAGGGGGCGATCGATGCCAAGGTGCACAGCCCCTCAGGAGCCCTGGAGGAGTGCTATGTCACAGAGATCGACCAAG ATAAGTACGCCGTGCGCTTTATCCCACGGGAGAATGGCATCTACCTGATTGATGTCAAGTTCAATGGCACCCACATCCCTGGAAGCCCCTTCAAGATCCGAGTTGGGGAGCCTGGGCATGGAGGGGACCCAGGCCTGGTGTCCGCTTACGGAGCGGGCCTGGAAGGCGGCGTCACAG GGAGCCCAGCCGAGTTTATCGTGAACACAAGCAATGCGGGCGCTGGTGCCCTCTCGGTCACAATCGACGGGCCCTCCAAGGTGAAGATGGATTGCCAGGAGTGCCCTGAGGGCTACCGCGTCACCTACACCCCCATGGCACCTGGCAGCTACCTCATCTCCATCAAGTACGGCGGCCCCTACCACATTGGGGGCAGCCCCTTCAAGGCCAGGGTTACAG GTCACCGTCTGGTCAGCAACCACAGCCTCCATGAGACGTCATCAGTGTTTGTGGACTCCCTGACCAAGACTGCCAGTGCCCCCCAGCACGGGGCCCCAGGCCCAGGTCCCACCGATGCCAGCAAGGTGCTGGCCAAGGGTGTGGGGCTGAGCAAGGCCTACATGGGCCAGAAGAGCAGCTTCACGGTGGACTGCAGCAGAGCAG gcaacaACATGCTGCTGGTCGGGGTACACGGGCCCCGGACACCCTGCGAGGAGATCCTGGTGAAGCACGTGGGCAGCAGGCTCTACAGCGTCTCCTACCTGCTCAAGGACAAGGGGGAGTACACGCTGGTGGTCAAATGGGGTGACGAGCACATCCCAGGCAGCCCCTACCGCGTCCTGGTGCCCTGA